CTACGGAGAGAATAATGCCGAAACTAATTGCTATGGCTGGTAAGGGAGGGGTTGGCAAGACTACAATAACCGCCCTGCTTATCAAATATATGGTCGAGAACAAACTGACCCCTATTTTAGTGGTCGATGCCGATCCCAATACTAACTTAAATGAGCTCCTGGCTTTAGATGTGCGGACGACCATTGGCCAGATCCGTAAAGAGATAAAAGGTGAGATACCAGCACACATGAGCCGTGACCAGTATATGGAGATGAAAGTGCACCAGTCGCTTATCGAGGAGTCCGGTTTTGACCTGATGGTCATGGGTCAACCTGATGGCCCAGGCTGTTATTGCGCCGCCAATCAGTTTCTGTCCATGACCATGGATCACCTGACCGACAACTACAAATACATTCTGGTGGACAACGAAGCAGGCATGGAACATTTGAGCCGCATGAATCTTACCCTTATTGACCACCTTCTGGTTATCTCTGATCCTTCCGCTCGTG
This window of the Desulfobulbaceae bacterium genome carries:
- a CDS encoding AAA family ATPase codes for the protein MPKLIAMAGKGGVGKTTITALLIKYMVENKLTPILVVDADPNTNLNELLALDVRTTIGQIRKEIKGEIPAHMSRDQYMEMKVHQSLIEESGFDLMVMGQPDGPGCYCAANQFLSMTMDHLTDNYKYILVDNEAGMEHLSRMNLTLIDHLLVISDPSARGIMTAGRISEITEPLKLDVRNKKLIVNRVPDPEPELLIAKINETVEHSGLQLGGLLHASPELVEQELSGGSYLELSSDIPAIKEAYKIFDSLF